Genomic window (Corynebacterium simulans):
TCGCTGTGGTTTCCCCGGATGCTGGCCGCGTCAAGGTGGCTGAGAAGTGGGCGCATGAGCTTGGCGACGCCCCACTGTCCTTCGTTCACAAGACCCGTTCCACCGAGGTTGCTAACGAGACCGTATCTAACCGCGTTGTCGGTGAGGTCGAGGGCAAGGACTGCATCCTTCTGGATGACATGATCGATACCGGCGGAACCATCGCTGGCGCAGTTCGTGTCCTGAAGGAAGCAGGCGCGAAGTCCGTCGTCATCGCTTGTACCCACGGCGTCTTCTCCGATCCGGCACGTGAGCGTCTGTCCGAGTGCGGCGCTGAGGAAGTCATCACCACTGATACCCTTCCGCAGTCCACCGAGGGCTGGTCCAACCTGACCGTTCTTTCGATTGCTCCACTGCTGGCTCGTACCATCCACGAGATCTTCGAAAACGGCTCCGTAACCACGCTCTTCGAGTCGAACTAAGCACTTAATAAGCAGCACATAAAAGACCGTCCAGCACACGGCTGGGCGGTCTTTTCCATTTCCACAAACAGAAATGAATGAACCTGTGCTACGACTTGCATGTCGGCAACGGATACCGCACCACAATGAAAGGACATAATGATATGACCTACAATGCGAACTATTTCTCTGGGGAAAGCAAATACAGCAAAGGTGTCGCAGCTGTGCTGTGCGTCCTTGGTCTCTTCCTTGTGGCTGGTCTACACCGCATATATGTGGGAAAGATCGGAACTGGTCTGCTCTGGCTCTTCACAGGAGGACTCTTCTTAGTGGGAACCATCGTGGATCTCATTATGATCGCCACAGGGGAATTCAAAGACAAGAGCGGATACAAGCTACTCTCCTAAACAGAACACAAGGAACCTCCACCTGAATTGATCCAGGTGGAGGTTCCTTGTGTTGTTGTTCTGCTTGTTACATCTTAAGGTAATTCCGCCTGCACAATTGGACAGCCTGCATGAGCTTATCTCCATGAAGAGCTGGTGGGATAGCGTCGATAGCCTCGCTAAGGTGGTAGGCAGCGCGCTTAGCGAGGCCGATGATTCCAATGACTTTTCGGCCGAGGACTACGAAGCTGACGAAGGCTAGGGAGTTGTCGGCGAAGAAGAGCAGAAGTAACTTGCCTGCTCTCGGCGCTGCGTGTTAGTATTCTCGCTGTCTCGGCGAGGGCTGCCCAGAATTGGAAAGCCGTTATCGACGCGATTAGAAGTTATTTCACACGTTTTAAGCCTGCGATGACTCGACCAAGACGACCATCGGCAGGCTTTCGCCGTTTTTCGAACTCGCTAAAGTCTCGCCGCACCAATCTTTGACACTAGGAGTTTTACTATGGCAAACACCCGCCCAGTATTGAAGGCAGAAGTACGTAACGAGTTCGGCAAGGGCTTCGCTCGCCGCCTGCGCGTTGCTGGCAAGGTCCCAGGCGTTGTCTACGGCCACGGCGTTGACGTTCTGCACTTCGCTGTTGACCGTCTCGAGCTGACCGCACTGGTTCGCGCACACGGCGTCAACGCTGTTTTCGAGCTCGAGCTCGAGGGTGAGCAGCACCTCGTCATGGTCAAGCACGTTGACCAGAACGTTCTGACCCTGGACATCGACCACATCGACCTGCTTTCCATCAAGCGCGGCGAGAAGGTTGAGGTTGAGGTTCCGGTTGTTCTCGAGGGCGAGAGCGCACCGGGCACCATGTCCGTTCAGGATGCTGACGTCCTCCTCGTTGAGGCAGACGTTCTGAACATCCCAGAGGAGATCTCCGTTTCCATCGAGGGCCTCGAGGACGGCGCTGTCGTCACCGCTGGCGACATCACCCTGCCAGAAAACACCACCCTGGTTGCAGATGCAGAGACCGTCATCGCTTCCATCTCCCTGCCTGAGGTTGACGAAGAGCTCGAGGCAGCCGCTGAGGCTGCTGAGGAAGGCGGCGCTGAGGCTGGCGCTGAATCCGCAGAGGAAGAATCCGCAGAGTAATTCAGAGTTTCTCGCTCTTTTACGCGCATTCGCCCGCACTGGCCATCGTGGCTGGCGCGGGCGTTTGCCCGTTTTCACGCCAAGAGCCGCTCTTTCGCACCGGCATGAGACAATGGCTTAGTGACTGATTATCTCGTCGTCGGCCTGGGCAACCCGGGCCCCAAATATGCCGGAACCCGCCACAACATCGGTTTCGATGTTGTCGATGAATTAGCTAACGACAACTTCACCAGCTTTTCAGTGCATAAGAAGACCAACACCGAAGTTGCCGAAGTTCGCCTTGGCTCGACCAAGTTATTCCTTGCCAAGCCGCGTTCTTTCATGAACCTCTCTGGTGGCCCTATCAAGGCACTCCTCCAGTACTTTTCGCTATCCCCTACAAACCTCATCGTGGTCCATGATGAGCTGGAGCTGGAATTCGGCGTCGTCAAGCACCGCGTCGATGGTGGCGACCACGGGCACAATGGCCTGCGCTCCACCACCAAGTCTCTGGGTACCAAGGATTATCAGCGGCTTTCCATAGGCATCGGACGCCCACCGGGTCGAATGGATCCCGCAAGCTTCGTGCTTAAACCGTGGGCAAAGAAAGAGCAAGCGGACATCCCCATCATCTGCGCAGACGCAGCACAAGAAATCACCCGCATCGCGTCCGCGAGTTAGCTGCGCTTGCCGACGCCGCTCCAGTTGCGGCGTGGCATAAGCTGCTTTAGGGTCTGGGCTATGACAGTTTTGGGGGAACTGGCCAGCACGTTAAGTCGGGGCATGGATATTGTCGAAGAAGCCGTGGGCAAGACAGCGAGTGAAATCGCTAGTCTCGGGGTGCCCGATGCTCTGGCAATAGACCTTGCAGCCCTCGCTGAGCCCTTCGCGCCCAGTAACTCTTTTCAGCGCTTGCGTCGCGAAACCATGGAACGCGGGCGTGCTCACTCCCTTACTACGCTCCTTGCCGTGGAAAAGCAGGCCCGCAAGTTGCGCACGGAGGCCGAACGGTGGCGCGTGCGCCATACGGCTTTGGCCACGGCCGGTGATACGAGAGACGTCGAGAAGAAGGCCCGCGAATTGGTTGCTGCGCACTCGCCTCGCCGCGAACGCAAGCCTGGAATACGCCTGGCCCAGCATCCCGATGGTCAAGCTACCCTGACTATTTGCGGCCCCTCCGCCGACCTCACCGATATGCGCGACAGCCTTGACTGCAGCAGCGCTGAATCTGCACTCGCGGGGCTAAAACAACGCTGGTTCGGCGAAGGAAACCCTAGTCAGCCAGCAATTTCTGTCATGTTGGTGACAAAAATGGAAAACTACGCGCGGGCCTTGGAAGGCCACGAAGTCTGGTTCCAATTGAGCAATGGCGCGCTCATCTCCTCGACTGAACTGGCTACCCGGAACATCCTTGATCACGGCTTCCACGTACTCATGCATCCTGTGCATGGGCCTGTGAACCTGCACCGCGTCTCGCGTTTTGCCTCCACCAAGCAGCGGCTTATGGCTACTGCGGAAAACCCGCGCTGTGCCTGGCTCGGCTGCAAAAAGGGCGCGAACGATTGCCAAGTCCACCATCTAAAGGCCTGGCGCCATGGCGGCGAAACATCCGCGGAAAACCTCACCATGGCCTGCCAGTATCACAATGCCGTCAATGACGACGAGACCGCCGGTGGACGCGGATGGCTAGAGCGGCATGGCACAGTCTATTGGGTTCCGCCCAGCGGCTGGTACATCCCACCTTGGACGGATAAATCTCCGCCGCCGCTTAACTCGCCGCTGCCAGATTGGTTGGAAGAAGAACGCAACTACCTCGACGAAGAGCTGAGCAATTTCTCAGAACACGCTACTTAGCTCGCGAAGCAAGTTGTCTAGCCCGCCCACGGGCCAGATTCGCATGCCTTAAAACTTCTCCCTGGCTTGTGCGCCAAGCTGCCTGCAACTCCGCGTAAAATTTCCGACATGAAACTTGCCACCTTGCGAACTCAGTTTGGCACCACTGCGATCCGCATCGACGGCCCCGGCGTGGGCGTGGAGCTCGACTTTGACGACGTCGGCCAGCTCCTGCAGGCCGAGGATTGGTGCAAGTCCGCGCAACTTTCTGGCGAGCCGATTGCTTTTCGCGAGCAGGACTTAGCGCCCGTCATCCCGACGCCGTCGAAGATTATCTGCGTGGGCGTCAATTACGCCAAACATGCGCGTGAGATGGGGCGTGAACTGCCTGAGCAGCCTACCTTGTTCGTTAAGTTTCCGGAGGCGCTCACCGGCCCCTACGACGATATCTATGTCCCCGACTGGGCCACGAGCAAGCTCGACTATGAGGGCGAACTCGCCGTGGTTATCGGCTCTCGTGCGCACAATGTTGCGATGGCAGACGCGCTCGAACACGCCGCAGGCTACGCCGTGATGAATGACTACACGCTGCGGGATTTCCAGCGGCGTACCACTCAATTCCATGCCGGCAAATCTTTCTACCGCACTGCTGGATTCGGTCCATGGCTAACCACTTCTGATGAGTGGGCGCCTGGCGGCAACGCGCGCATTACCACCACCGTTGATGGCGAGGTGCGCCAAGCGGATAACACCGATGACCTGATTTTCTCCGTCGCGGAGCTCATCGCGTTCTGCTCAAAGCTGTACCCGCTTAACCCCGGCGATGTCATCGTGACCGGCACGCCCGAGGGCGTGGGATTTGCGCGTCAGCCACAGGCCTTTATTCAGGACGGCCAAACCGTCCGCATTGAGGTCGAAGGCTTGGGCGCTATCGAAAACACCACGCACTACGGCGAAGCGCCTTCTGGATGCGGGCCGGAGTGCACGTGTGGTTAATTACTATGCTTGTGCATAATTGTCCTGGATTTATTACCTATCTTCGCAGATAGCGGGCTAAAATTAAATCCATGAGCAAGAAATCCAAAACCGCCCCTGCCAAGCTCGATAAGGAAGCTTACGAGGAAGAACTCAAGCGCCTGCAGGCCGAACTCGTCGAGATGCAGCAGTGGGTTGTAGAAACCGGTGCCCGCATCGTCATTATCATGGAAGGTCGCGACGCTGCAGGTAAGGGCTCTGCTATCAAGCGCATCACCCAGTACCTCAACCCCCGCACCTGCCGCATCGAAGCTCTGCCTAAGCCCAACGACCGTGAGGCCGGCCAGTGGTACTTCCAGCGCTACATCGAAAAGCTTCCGACCGCGGGCGAAATAGTCATTTTTGACCGCTCCTGGTATAACCGCGCCGGCGTCGAGCGAGTCATGGGCTTTTGCTCCCAACAGGAATACGTCCGCTTCTTGCACCAGGCGCCCCAGCTCGAAAACATGCTCGTTGAAGACGGCATTATTCTGCTGAAGTACTGGTTCTCCGTCTCTGACGAAGAGCAGATCGCGCGCTTTAAGTCCCGCCGCAACGATCCGCTGCGTCGCTGGAAGCTCTCTCCCATGGATCTGCAGTCCATCACCCGTTGGGAGGACTACTCCCGTGCAAAGGACGAGATGTTCGTCCACACCGATACCCCGAACGCTCCGTGGTACACCGTTGAATCTGAAGACAAAAAACGCTCTCGTATCAACGTCATCAACCACATCCTAAAGACGGTTCCGTATCAGCACGTCGAGCAGGTGGTTCCGGAGATTCCGGAGCGCCCGGCTGAAAGCGGCGAGGAATACCAGCGCCCGCCGCGCGATGAGTTCGCCTACGTCCCCGATGTGGCCGCCGAACTTGAGCGCGACAAGGTTGCTGCACACAAGTCCGAAGGCAAAAAGCACAAGGGCAAGAAGAAAAAGAAGACCGGGAAGCACAAGTCAGACAAGTAGTCATCCCACCAACTGCTGAGCCTTGCCGCCCCGCCCGCTAAGGATTAACCTGCGGCCGCGGGGCGCGCACGGCAAGCACAAGGTATGCCACTGCGATGAGGACGAAGTCTGCTGCGCATATCGCCGCCCACCACTGCGTGGTATCCAAACCGTCAACGAACCAGTGTGGTCCAATGAAGGTAAGCAGCATCGTCGCGATCGCCACGGGCGTAGCGCCCGGCACCCCACCACGGGTCCAACGCACGAGCTGCGGGAGAAGCAGCACCGGCAACCAAACCCAGTGATGCGACCAGCTCACCGGGGAGATAAGAAGTGCTACAAGCGAGTTGAGTCCTAGCAGCACCACCATGTCACCGCGGTGTCGCCACATGGTCACCGCGATGACGCAGAAGGCCACCAGCGACGCGCCAACCCACAGGCCGTGGCCCTCCCCTGGCCCGAGGGCACGCTCAACGACGCCGCGGAGAGATTGATTGCCCACGTAATCGATTCCACCGATCCGGGTCGGATCGCCCAAGGTATGCGTCCAGTATTCGCGGGAGTCGGCCGGCAAGACGAGTGCTGCCAACAGCGTCGCTGCAATTCCGGTCGCTACGGACATCGCCGCAGCCTTAAATTGCCGGGTGATAAGGAAATACAGGCCAAAGACCGCAGGAGTAAGCTTGATGGCCGCCGCAAGTCCCACGCCCCACCCACGGAGACTGCGGCGACCAAAGACATCGGCGAGCACGAGAAACATCAGCACGATGTTGATCTGGCCAAACATGAGGGTCTGCCGCACGGGTTCTGTCACCAAGGCCAACGCAAGCAGCCCGGTGCTCAGCCACCCTTTGCTGCCACCGAGATACTCAGCAAGCCCCAGCATGTCCACGATACGGTGAATGCACCACCAGAGCGCCGCGGTTGATACTGCGAGCATGATAACCGCTGCGACCGAGTGCGGCAGAAGCGACAACGGGGCAAAAAGCATTGCGGCCAACGGCGGATATGTAAAAGGCAAATGCGCCCCACGCACATCGAAGCCGTCGTCGTAGAGCGACTGGCCTGTCAGCACCGCGCGACCGCCTGCAGCGTAGACATCAAGATCGATGTAATACCGGAGGTGAAAACCTCGTAATACTGATGGTGCCAGCGCCGCGCACAACGCAGTAATAATGACAAGCCTTCCCCAAGGCGTACCGATCAGCCATTGCCCGGCGTTTATCCACCGAGACGCAGGAGATTGATTGCTACCAGCATTTTCAGCTATTTCAGCGCTTTGGGCACGGTGTGGTTGCGAATGCCTGGGTTTAGATTTCACATCGAAACATCCTAAAACTCAGCCGTGGATACACGTAGTCGAACAACCCACTCAGGGGTACGTGCGCCCTAGCACTACAACCCGATCCCATGCCTGCCTAAACAAAGACCCCTGGAGCCACACCGAAAATGTGGCCCCAGGGGTGGGTAGCGCTTAATCTGCGCGAAAAGGCTTAGAGCTCGTGTGCCTCAACGCGAGCCGGGAATACGCGAGGACGTGCGCCTGCGATGTCCTCGACGATGCGAATTACCTGGTTGGAGTAGCCGAACTCGTTGTCGTACCAGACATAGAGAACCAGGTGCTTGCCGGAAGCGATGGTTGCCAGGCCGTCGACAATGCCGGCGTGAGTGGAGCCGACGAAGTCAGAGGAGACAACCTCCGGAGAAGCAATGTAAGAAATCTGCTGGCGCAGGTCAGAGTGCAGGGAAACGTTGCGCAGGAAGTTGTTGACCTCGTCGCGCTCGACTTCCTTCTCCAGCTCCAGGTTCAGCACTGCCATGGAAACGTCCGGGGTAGGAACGCGGATAGCGTTACCGGTCAGCTTGCCCTCAAACTCCGGAACAGCCTTGGAGACTGCCTTCGCAGCACCGGTCTCGGTGAGAACCATGTTGAGACCAGCTGCGCGGCCACGACGGTCACCCTTGTGGAAGTTATCAATCAGGTTCTGGTCATTGGTAAAGGAGTGAGCGGTCTCCACGTGGCCGTGGACAACGCCGTAACGATCATTGATGACCTTAAGAACAGGGGTGATGCCGTTGGTGGTGCAGGATGCGGCAGACAGGATCTTGTCAGAATCCTCGATGGTGTCATCGTTGATGCCGTAGACGATGTTCTTCAGATCGCCCTTGCCCGGTGCGGTCAGCAGCACGCGGTCGATGCCCTTGGACTGCAGGTGCTGCTCCAGGCCAGCGCGGTCACGCCATACGCCGGTGTTATCAACCAGGATGGCATTGTTGATGCCGTAAGCGGTGTAGTCGATATCAGCCGGGTCGTTGGCGTAGATCATCTGAATCTTGGTGCCGTTTGCCCAGATAACGTCGTTTTCTTCATCCACAGCGATGGTGCCGTTGAAAGCACCATGAACGGAGTCGCGGCGCAGCAAGGAGGCACGCTTGAAGATATCGCCGTCGCCCTTCTTGCGGGCAACGATGGCACGCAGACGGACGCCGCCGTATGCAGCCTCACGAGCGATCAGGATACGGGCCAGCAGACGGCCGATGCGGCCAAAGCCGTAGAGCACAACGTCGGTGCATTCCTTATCAACAGCAGCGCCAACCAGGTCGCAGAGTTCCTGCTCCAGGTAGTCGCGCAGGTTGTTGGCGTCAGACTCAGAGTAGCCAGAAGCCAGGCGGCCCAGGTCGATGGAGGCAGAGCCCAGGTTCATGTCGCACAGTTCCTTCAGGATAGGAAGGGTCTCTGCGGTGGAAAGTTCGCGCTTTGCAATACGACGTGCGTAGCGGTGCGCCTTCATGATGTCGATGTCCGTTACGCCATTCAAGTTGCGGCCGTAGATGGTGGCAACAACGTTGTTGGTGCGGTGCAGTTGGTGGATCAGCGGGATCATTTCCTGAGCAAGCTCAAGGCGCTCGTTCCAGTCAGCGTGTCCAACCTGTGCGTTCGCAGTCACGTGTTCTTTTCCTTTACTCGTCATGGGGGTAAACCAACATTCAACCGTAAATATTAACGCCTAGTGTTGCCCGTTTTGGCATAGACACCGCAGGATTTCCGCCACACTACCCCCGTTTATTTTCTCCACCTGCTCCCCCACCAGGCAATAGGCCACTGCAGCATCCTTTTCTTGGCGGCGTGGTTTCAAGATCGGATTCAAGAAGGGGTACATCGGGGGCATTTTTGGGTGGGCCCGAGTGAACTCAGTTTCCAGCCCACGGGCAAAGCGGCCGGAAAACGCGCGAGTGGATACGCTCTTGCCGCCGCCTGCGAGAAGCTCGCGATTAAAGGTGCTGGTTCCAGCCTCCTCGGCCAGCAAGAAGGCCGAACCACAGCTGGCTGCTTCAACGCCTGGCCATGAAAGGGCTTGTGCAACGTCTTCGGATGTACGCAGCCCACCTGCGACAATCAGCGGTAAAGGGGCGTCGCCAAGCGCGGCGTAAACTGCCGCCACCAGCTCCGGCAGCGGGCGCCAATCCGGATCCGCTTCGGCATCCCAGACCCCGCGGTGCCCGCCGGCCTCAGGCCCCTGCACACACAACGCGTCTACCCCAGCTTTTGCAGCAGCGATAGCTTCTTCCGGCGAGGTAACCGTGGTCCAAGCCTCCGCTCCCGCAGCGTGGATACGGCTAATCTCGCCAAGACTAAAGGTACCGAACATGGACCACAGCACCGCCGCGCCGCCATCTAGCGCTAGCTGGAGCTTGTCCTCCCATCCGTTGGAATAGTCGACGCTAGGAACCTCCACGCCTTCTGATTCCGCCATAGCGCGCACCGCCGCCATCGAGTCTTCACCCAGCGGCTTCTGCGGGCAGAAAAGATTGACCCCGAAATGCTCGCCCTCGCAGGCCACAATCTGTTCCCGCGCCGCTTCGAGGGAAGCAGTGCCCAATGCCAAAGCACCAAAGGAGCCGGCTGCCGATGCCGCCAGAACGCTGCGCGGGGTCGTGGGTCCCCCGGCCATGGGGGCGGGAAGTATTCTGGCTTCTAAGCTTTCAAGTAGTGTGCTCATCTCGCCCACACTAGGCAAAGGATGCGCGTAAGCTATTTTTTACTCCCCACATTAAGGTGTGTTTTATGTCTTCCCTCGGCGCAACCATCAAGGAATGTTTGCAGCAGCTTCGCTCTTCGGCGGGTTCTAAAGCAAGTACGGTGAAAGAGGGGCTTCACCGGAACACAGCACGCCAGAAGCAGGCTCCCCTGCTGGAAGTTTCCGACCTTTCTGGCCAATGGCTCGTGGTGGGCCTTGGCAACCCCGGCGCGCAGTACGCCGCGACGCGCCACAACGTGGGCTACATGGCAGTCGATGACCTTTTAGCCGATTCCGGAGATATCCTGCAGCCGGTTAAGGGCCATAAATTGTCCGCGGCGCAGGTAATGGTGGGCGATATTGCCGTAGTCGTTGCCCGTTGCGCAACTTTTATGAACTTGTCTGGTGACCCGATCGCTCCCTTCGCAGAGGAATTACAGATTCCAGCGGAGCGCATCATCGTGATTCATGATGAGCTCGATTTGCCAGCGCATAAGATTCGCATCAAGGTAGGCGGCAATGAAAACGGTCACAACGGGTTGAAGTCCTTGAGCGAACGCTTGGGAACCCGCGAGTACCCTCGCATACGCATCGGCATCGCCCGCCCGCCGAAGGGCACATCCATTCCGGATTATGTCCTGGGGCCGGTGGATTCCGGTACTGGTTTCGACGCCGCAATCGCCACGGCTGCCGACGCCGTGGGGCTCATCGTTTCCCGCGGCATTCAATTCGCGCAGAATGAGATTCATTCCCGCAAGTAACCCACCAGAGAAAGCTCATAACCCCTAAGCTTTAATTCATGAGCCACGACCCACAAACCATCGTCATCACTGGTGCCTCTGACGGCATCGGCGCTGCAGCAGCCCGCGTGCTCCGCGCTCAACGCCCGCAGGATCACCTGGTGCTGGTTGGCCGTAATCCCGAAAAGACCAAGGCTGTGGCAGAAAGCGTGGGGGCTTCCTTCCACCTAGCGGACTTTGAGTCCTTGGGCCAGGTGCGCCGCTTGGCAGAAGAATTAGGTGAGCTCGAGGAGATTCACGCGTTGGGAAACAATGCGGGCGGGATCTTCGATGGCCCCTTCACCACGGCCGATGGATTTGAACGCACGTGGCAGGTTAACGTGGTGGCGCCTTTCCTGCTGACTTCCTTGCTACGGGAGAAGCTGCGCAAAACGGATGCCACCATCGTGCAAACCGCTTCGGTGGCTAATTTCTTGATGTCTGCATTCGATCCGGGCGATCCAAATACCTTCCAGAAGTTCACCGCAGAGCGTGCCTACGGCAACGCCAAGCTGGGCGATATTTTGCTTACGCAGTATCTCCACGATCATGGGATGACTTCCGTGGCCTTCCACCCCGGCGTCTTGGCAACCAACTTTGCGCGGTCATCGCAAACCCGCACGAGCAAGTTCTACACCGGTGCCATCTCCAAGTACTTTGGAAAAGCCCAGGCCGGCGGCGAGAGCCTTGCTTATTACCTCACTGGCACGCCGGGCATGCACTTCGAGTCTGGCCAGTATTTCAACAGCAAGCGCAAGCCGGGCATGCGTCGACCGATGGCCAAGAAGGCAACCGTTGCTCGCCGCATCTTCGATGACTTGGGCGAGCAACTTGGCGTGGACTGGAATTAGTCGCTGCGGCGCGATTCCAGCACTTTAGGTCAAGGCCGCTAAACTTACGCGCATGAGTATTGCCTCCGAAGCCACCCGCCGTCGTACATTTGCCGTCATCGCCCACCCGGACGCCGGTAAGTCCACCCTCACGGAGGCGCTGGCGTTGCATGCGCACATCATTAATGAAGCAGGCGCCGTGCACGGCAAGGGCAACCGTAAAGCCACGGTCTCTGACTGGATGGAGATGGAAAAGGACCGCGGTATCTCCGTGGCTTCTTCTGCCCTCCAGTTCGAGTACGCCCCGGAGGGCCATACGGGTGAGCCTTACATGA
Coding sequences:
- a CDS encoding glyceraldehyde-3-phosphate dehydrogenase, with amino-acid sequence MTSKGKEHVTANAQVGHADWNERLELAQEMIPLIHQLHRTNNVVATIYGRNLNGVTDIDIMKAHRYARRIAKRELSTAETLPILKELCDMNLGSASIDLGRLASGYSESDANNLRDYLEQELCDLVGAAVDKECTDVVLYGFGRIGRLLARILIAREAAYGGVRLRAIVARKKGDGDIFKRASLLRRDSVHGAFNGTIAVDEENDVIWANGTKIQMIYANDPADIDYTAYGINNAILVDNTGVWRDRAGLEQHLQSKGIDRVLLTAPGKGDLKNIVYGINDDTIEDSDKILSAASCTTNGITPVLKVINDRYGVVHGHVETAHSFTNDQNLIDNFHKGDRRGRAAGLNMVLTETGAAKAVSKAVPEFEGKLTGNAIRVPTPDVSMAVLNLELEKEVERDEVNNFLRNVSLHSDLRQQISYIASPEVVSSDFVGSTHAGIVDGLATIASGKHLVLYVWYDNEFGYSNQVIRIVEDIAGARPRVFPARVEAHEL
- a CDS encoding fumarylacetoacetate hydrolase family protein: MKLATLRTQFGTTAIRIDGPGVGVELDFDDVGQLLQAEDWCKSAQLSGEPIAFREQDLAPVIPTPSKIICVGVNYAKHAREMGRELPEQPTLFVKFPEALTGPYDDIYVPDWATSKLDYEGELAVVIGSRAHNVAMADALEHAAGYAVMNDYTLRDFQRRTTQFHAGKSFYRTAGFGPWLTTSDEWAPGGNARITTTVDGEVRQADNTDDLIFSVAELIAFCSKLYPLNPGDVIVTGTPEGVGFARQPQAFIQDGQTVRIEVEGLGAIENTTHYGEAPSGCGPECTCG
- the pth gene encoding aminoacyl-tRNA hydrolase yields the protein MTDYLVVGLGNPGPKYAGTRHNIGFDVVDELANDNFTSFSVHKKTNTEVAEVRLGSTKLFLAKPRSFMNLSGGPIKALLQYFSLSPTNLIVVHDELELEFGVVKHRVDGGDHGHNGLRSTTKSLGTKDYQRLSIGIGRPPGRMDPASFVLKPWAKKEQADIPIICADAAQEITRIASAS
- a CDS encoding SDR family NAD(P)-dependent oxidoreductase; this translates as MSHDPQTIVITGASDGIGAAAARVLRAQRPQDHLVLVGRNPEKTKAVAESVGASFHLADFESLGQVRRLAEELGELEEIHALGNNAGGIFDGPFTTADGFERTWQVNVVAPFLLTSLLREKLRKTDATIVQTASVANFLMSAFDPGDPNTFQKFTAERAYGNAKLGDILLTQYLHDHGMTSVAFHPGVLATNFARSSQTRTSKFYTGAISKYFGKAQAGGESLAYYLTGTPGMHFESGQYFNSKRKPGMRRPMAKKATVARRIFDDLGEQLGVDWN
- a CDS encoding glycosyltransferase 87 family protein; translation: MLTGQSLYDDGFDVRGAHLPFTYPPLAAMLFAPLSLLPHSVAAVIMLAVSTAALWWCIHRIVDMLGLAEYLGGSKGWLSTGLLALALVTEPVRQTLMFGQINIVLMFLVLADVFGRRSLRGWGVGLAAAIKLTPAVFGLYFLITRQFKAAAMSVATGIAATLLAALVLPADSREYWTHTLGDPTRIGGIDYVGNQSLRGVVERALGPGEGHGLWVGASLVAFCVIAVTMWRHRGDMVVLLGLNSLVALLISPVSWSHHWVWLPVLLLPQLVRWTRGGVPGATPVAIATMLLTFIGPHWFVDGLDTTQWWAAICAADFVLIAVAYLVLAVRAPRPQVNP
- a CDS encoding TM2 domain-containing protein; the encoded protein is MTYNANYFSGESKYSKGVAAVLCVLGLFLVAGLHRIYVGKIGTGLLWLFTGGLFLVGTIVDLIMIATGEFKDKSGYKLLS
- the pth gene encoding aminoacyl-tRNA hydrolase; translation: MSSLGATIKECLQQLRSSAGSKASTVKEGLHRNTARQKQAPLLEVSDLSGQWLVVGLGNPGAQYAATRHNVGYMAVDDLLADSGDILQPVKGHKLSAAQVMVGDIAVVVARCATFMNLSGDPIAPFAEELQIPAERIIVIHDELDLPAHKIRIKVGGNENGHNGLKSLSERLGTREYPRIRIGIARPPKGTSIPDYVLGPVDSGTGFDAAIATAADAVGLIVSRGIQFAQNEIHSRK
- a CDS encoding 50S ribosomal protein L25/general stress protein Ctc; translation: MANTRPVLKAEVRNEFGKGFARRLRVAGKVPGVVYGHGVDVLHFAVDRLELTALVRAHGVNAVFELELEGEQHLVMVKHVDQNVLTLDIDHIDLLSIKRGEKVEVEVPVVLEGESAPGTMSVQDADVLLVEADVLNIPEEISVSIEGLEDGAVVTAGDITLPENTTLVADAETVIASISLPEVDEELEAAAEAAEEGGAEAGAESAEEESAE
- a CDS encoding HNH endonuclease signature motif containing protein, with protein sequence MDIVEEAVGKTASEIASLGVPDALAIDLAALAEPFAPSNSFQRLRRETMERGRAHSLTTLLAVEKQARKLRTEAERWRVRHTALATAGDTRDVEKKARELVAAHSPRRERKPGIRLAQHPDGQATLTICGPSADLTDMRDSLDCSSAESALAGLKQRWFGEGNPSQPAISVMLVTKMENYARALEGHEVWFQLSNGALISSTELATRNILDHGFHVLMHPVHGPVNLHRVSRFASTKQRLMATAENPRCAWLGCKKGANDCQVHHLKAWRHGGETSAENLTMACQYHNAVNDDETAGGRGWLERHGTVYWVPPSGWYIPPWTDKSPPPLNSPLPDWLEEERNYLDEELSNFSEHAT
- a CDS encoding nitronate monooxygenase, which gives rise to MSTLLESLEARILPAPMAGGPTTPRSVLAASAAGSFGALALGTASLEAAREQIVACEGEHFGVNLFCPQKPLGEDSMAAVRAMAESEGVEVPSVDYSNGWEDKLQLALDGGAAVLWSMFGTFSLGEISRIHAAGAEAWTTVTSPEEAIAAAKAGVDALCVQGPEAGGHRGVWDAEADPDWRPLPELVAAVYAALGDAPLPLIVAGGLRTSEDVAQALSWPGVEAASCGSAFLLAEEAGTSTFNRELLAGGGKSVSTRAFSGRFARGLETEFTRAHPKMPPMYPFLNPILKPRRQEKDAAVAYCLVGEQVEKINGGSVAEILRCLCQNGQH
- the ppk2 gene encoding polyphosphate kinase 2; the protein is MSKKSKTAPAKLDKEAYEEELKRLQAELVEMQQWVVETGARIVIIMEGRDAAGKGSAIKRITQYLNPRTCRIEALPKPNDREAGQWYFQRYIEKLPTAGEIVIFDRSWYNRAGVERVMGFCSQQEYVRFLHQAPQLENMLVEDGIILLKYWFSVSDEEQIARFKSRRNDPLRRWKLSPMDLQSITRWEDYSRAKDEMFVHTDTPNAPWYTVESEDKKRSRINVINHILKTVPYQHVEQVVPEIPERPAESGEEYQRPPRDEFAYVPDVAAELERDKVAAHKSEGKKHKGKKKKKTGKHKSDK